CTTGGACTTGGCCGGGATTCGGTATCTTATCTCTCTCAGTCAACACATAAAACACAAATCCAAAACCTTCATTTCTTCCTcctttttccctcttttcttttcaCCAACGGAACaacattttcctcttcttcattcttcacTTCACCTATTCACCATTTTTTTAACTTAATCCCCTTTTTCTCTATTTCATTATATACCTTCCACTTCCatctctctgtttttttcttcctcctcctctGTTCTTCTTCTTGCTTTTTCCCCATGACCTCTCCATCCTTCTCCTTCCTCAATCATGTCCTCATCCATTTCATTCTCCTCTCCCAAATCTCTCTATCCGCCGCCCAATCCGGCGCACCCCCAGATATGTACCCTTTCAAACAGACCATCAGCAAACGAATGGCTGTCGTTTTGATTGTTCTCGTTTGTTTTTTCATCGTCCTCGCCGTCCTCTCTGTCTACACCCGCCAGTGCACCGACCAACGCTTCGGCGGCCGTCTCCTCCTCTCTACTACCCAAGATGGAACCAACGCCCGATCCAGAAGGGCGGCGCGTGGTCTCGACGCGGCTGTTATAGCTACTTTCCCCACTTTTGTGTACTCCAACGTCAAAGATCTGAAAATTGGGAAAGGCTCGTTGGAGTGCGCCATTTGTTTATCTGAATTCGAAGATGATGATACGCTGCGTTTATTGCCGAAATGCAGCCATGTCTTCCACTCCGATTGCATCGACGCTTGGTTGGTTTCTCACTCCACTTGCCCTGTTTGCCGTGCCAGCCTTGTCCCCAAACCCGGCGATATATCCTTCGCTGCTCTGCTCAATTCCGATTCGGTAATCGACGGGGTTGGACGCGATGAAGGGAATCGAGTGACTGGATCCGAAATTAGTCAGGTGGTTGTTCGAATTCCGGAGGGGAATCAAGGTCAGGATGTGAGTTTGATAACCCCAAATCAGGGATTGAATCGGAACGGTCCAATTCGGTCGCGATCGTCGGGATGGAGATTGAGCGGATTGTTTCCACGGTCCCACTCGACGGGTCACTCGCTGACTCAACGGGGAGAGGATTACGAGAGGTATACGTTGAGATTGCCGGAGGAGGTGAGAAGTGAGCTGTTGAATTCGAATTTGAATCGGGCGAGGAGCTGCGTGGCGTTTCCGAGGGTGCAGAGTTCGAGACAGGGGTACCGAA
This genomic window from Benincasa hispida cultivar B227 chromosome 4, ASM972705v1, whole genome shotgun sequence contains:
- the LOC120075160 gene encoding RING-H2 finger protein ATL11-like, with product MTSPSFSFLNHVLIHFILLSQISLSAAQSGAPPDMYPFKQTISKRMAVVLIVLVCFFIVLAVLSVYTRQCTDQRFGGRLLLSTTQDGTNARSRRAARGLDAAVIATFPTFVYSNVKDLKIGKGSLECAICLSEFEDDDTLRLLPKCSHVFHSDCIDAWLVSHSTCPVCRASLVPKPGDISFAALLNSDSVIDGVGRDEGNRVTGSEISQVVVRIPEGNQGQDVSLITPNQGLNRNGPIRSRSSGWRLSGLFPRSHSTGHSLTQRGEDYERYTLRLPEEVRSELLNSNLNRARSCVAFPRVQSSRQGYRSELGKTGFVGNRSRSGRSEWRTLLPAATPLFRREGSRKDVNGDGGGRPFARLRPDGDGQSQQ